One window of Candidatus Nitrospira kreftii genomic DNA carries:
- a CDS encoding mRNA interferase produces the protein MQIKRGHLYVVDFNPRVRTKPGKLRPALVVQSDLVNEAGYPSTIVIPTTSKLVEDPGILRFRLSKGDAALDCESDLLLGQLIAVANESFHKEIGSLSQTAFDEVELRIKIILGL, from the coding sequence ATGCAGATCAAGCGCGGCCACCTGTACGTGGTGGATTTCAATCCACGAGTCCGCACCAAACCCGGAAAGTTGCGACCGGCCTTGGTTGTGCAGTCCGATCTCGTGAATGAAGCCGGCTACCCTTCCACCATCGTCATTCCAACCACCAGCAAACTGGTGGAGGATCCGGGAATTTTGCGATTCCGTCTTTCCAAAGGAGACGCAGCCCTCGACTGCGAGAGTGATTTACTGTTGGGACAGCTGATCGCAGTAGCCAATGAATCGTTCCATAAAGAGATCGGCAGTCTGTCCCAAACTGCATTTGACGAAGTAGAGCTGCGAATCAAAATCATCCTTGGCCTGTAG
- a CDS encoding Transcriptional regulator, Crp/Fnr family, with translation MVRVRTPLNLGTFLDNADKGITSLSLPKKQILFSQGDTTDEVFYVRAGKVKETVISEHGKEAVVAILEQGAFFGESSLVGQTVRTATATTLEDSRILRIDKAVMLRLLKEQPRFSEAFMSYLLLHSIRVQEDLVDQLFNSSEKRLARALLLLAHFGKEGKPETVIAKISQETLAEMIGTTRSRVSFFMNKFRKLGFIDYKGGLRRNGGLHVHSSLLNVVLHD, from the coding sequence ATGGTGCGCGTACGAACGCCGTTGAATTTGGGCACATTCCTCGATAATGCCGATAAGGGTATTACGAGTCTCTCGCTCCCCAAGAAACAGATTCTCTTTTCACAGGGGGATACGACGGATGAGGTGTTCTATGTGCGGGCGGGTAAGGTGAAAGAGACTGTGATCTCAGAACATGGCAAGGAAGCCGTCGTGGCGATCCTCGAGCAGGGTGCTTTTTTTGGCGAATCGAGCCTCGTGGGACAGACGGTCCGTACGGCAACCGCAACCACTCTGGAAGACTCCCGCATTCTTCGTATCGATAAAGCCGTCATGCTTCGTCTGCTCAAGGAACAGCCCAGGTTCTCCGAGGCTTTTATGTCTTATTTGCTGTTGCACTCGATCCGAGTTCAGGAGGATTTGGTGGATCAACTGTTTAATTCCAGCGAGAAGCGGCTGGCGCGGGCCCTGCTGCTGTTGGCCCACTTTGGGAAGGAGGGCAAGCCGGAGACGGTCATTGCAAAGATCAGTCAGGAAACGTTGGCCGAGATGATCGGCACCACCCGTTCGCGAGTCAGTTTCTTTATGAATAAGTTCCGCAAGTTGGGGTTCATTGACTATAAAGGCGGGTTGCGCCGAAATGGCGGATTGCATGTGCATAGCTCCCTTCTCAATGTCGTGCTCCACGATTAG
- a CDS encoding hypothetical protein (conserved protein of unknown function), translating into MMNTILVIVLGLLFLGVLPIWPHSGDWGYLPSSGLGFLFVVLLLLTLMGWSGPTATKKL; encoded by the coding sequence ATGATGAATACAATTCTTGTCATCGTACTGGGGCTGTTGTTTCTTGGCGTACTTCCCATCTGGCCGCATAGCGGTGACTGGGGATATCTCCCCAGCAGCGGGCTGGGCTTCCTCTTCGTGGTTCTGCTCCTTCTGACCCTGATGGGTTGGTCGGGACCCACGGCAACGAAAAAGTTGTAA
- a CDS encoding hypothetical protein (conserved protein of unknown function), translating to MSVKVDPSIGTRRLQSPDWYRFAIASLLVILPHPADAFRIMEPVKGAALTAGTLVTARVDLGKDASIVKVRYYWYGEQDETLVEQDDSTASGSIVAPVAMIGSAEHDPAFSGLLKVPRDSIGPMRLLAVAEISRGRLDTRTVFDEVIVNVEPPAPLITIDFETDKPLQLGRAGQSSAFGHVDSLGKVFELPVVGDFADGITRRISTLASGSHFESSDYTVIKVLPGGLLRIVGNGKATITVNNRDKQGSLDVDVNVNDEPNEPPIAHAGENRSARSGSRVMLNGLRSRDPEGEALYYSWSQVRGSKVSLLDANNSEASFLAPAVSEPRTYRFKLRVTDKKGADSLPAFVDVTVEP from the coding sequence ATGAGTGTGAAAGTAGATCCGTCCATCGGCACACGTCGCTTGCAATCTCCAGATTGGTACCGGTTCGCCATTGCTTCACTCCTTGTGATATTGCCACATCCAGCTGACGCGTTCAGGATCATGGAGCCTGTGAAAGGTGCCGCACTGACCGCAGGCACTCTCGTGACCGCACGTGTCGATTTAGGAAAGGACGCCAGCATCGTCAAGGTCCGTTACTATTGGTATGGCGAGCAAGACGAAACCCTCGTCGAACAAGACGATTCGACAGCCAGTGGCTCGATCGTCGCTCCGGTCGCAATGATTGGATCGGCCGAGCACGATCCGGCTTTTAGCGGCCTATTGAAAGTCCCACGGGACAGTATTGGCCCCATGCGTCTGTTGGCGGTAGCCGAAATTTCTCGTGGACGTTTGGATACGAGAACTGTCTTCGATGAAGTGATCGTGAATGTAGAACCCCCTGCCCCCCTCATCACCATCGACTTTGAAACGGACAAGCCCTTGCAACTAGGCCGAGCAGGACAATCTTCTGCCTTTGGCCATGTCGATTCTCTTGGCAAAGTCTTCGAACTCCCGGTCGTCGGTGACTTCGCAGATGGTATCACCAGACGTATCAGCACTCTGGCCAGCGGCAGCCATTTTGAGTCTTCAGATTATACGGTCATTAAAGTCTTGCCCGGAGGTTTGCTCCGGATCGTCGGCAACGGGAAAGCGACCATCACCGTCAACAACCGTGACAAGCAAGGCTCGCTCGATGTCGACGTGAATGTGAACGATGAGCCAAACGAGCCCCCGATCGCCCACGCTGGAGAGAATAGATCAGCAAGGTCCGGTTCCAGAGTGATGCTGAATGGGTTGAGAAGCCGTGATCCTGAAGGCGAAGCGCTCTACTATAGTTGGAGCCAAGTGCGCGGCAGCAAAGTCTCGCTGCTCGACGCCAACAACTCCGAAGCCTCATTCCTTGCACCAGCTGTTTCAGAGCCGCGAACGTATCGATTTAAGCTACGCGTGACGGACAAAAAAGGAGCGGATTCATTGCCAGCGTTTGTAGACGTGACGGTGGAGCCGTAG
- a CDS encoding hypothetical protein (conserved protein of unknown function) yields MFLFFGLIAAGLNASGMAMIATNGSWTLLLSGIVLLMIHLVTRRPARVS; encoded by the coding sequence ATGTTCCTATTCTTCGGATTGATTGCCGCTGGTTTGAATGCGTCCGGAATGGCCATGATTGCGACGAATGGATCCTGGACCCTGCTGTTGAGTGGGATTGTATTGTTGATGATTCACCTGGTGACCAGACGCCCCGCCCGGGTGTCCTAA
- a CDS encoding hypothetical protein (conserved protein of unknown function), which yields MKTTSRTYVLTLNSPSRKGLRLWMGDSIHALRHCSVKQLGLALREMQQNVDSLQAPVSSSGGSYSLNRGR from the coding sequence ATGAAGACAACATCACGAACGTATGTATTGACACTGAATTCACCGTCCCGAAAGGGCCTTCGGCTGTGGATGGGGGACAGTATCCATGCCCTGCGCCATTGCTCAGTCAAACAGCTCGGTCTCGCATTGCGGGAAATGCAACAGAATGTGGATAGCCTGCAGGCCCCCGTCTCGTCGTCGGGCGGATCCTATTCGCTGAACCGCGGACGCTAA
- a CDS encoding hypothetical protein (conserved protein of unknown function) codes for MKAQSVVHSHIEVTDTLARLYLFLAQSMDRCLSETARIDYPETELESHLAATRATALDMLSVNQVVKAKVEQECDHARSLIMACLGDGAAKMVALDKLKVERAVLKHKTMALSDLLAVFRAA; via the coding sequence ATGAAGGCCCAATCCGTCGTTCATAGTCATATCGAAGTCACGGACACGCTGGCCAGATTGTACCTCTTTTTGGCGCAAAGCATGGATCGCTGTCTGAGCGAAACAGCGCGTATCGACTATCCGGAGACCGAACTAGAGTCGCACCTGGCCGCGACCAGGGCCACGGCGCTGGACATGTTGTCTGTCAATCAAGTGGTCAAGGCAAAAGTCGAGCAGGAGTGTGATCACGCGCGCTCGCTTATCATGGCTTGCCTTGGAGACGGAGCCGCGAAGATGGTCGCGCTGGATAAGCTGAAGGTGGAGCGGGCCGTGCTAAAACACAAGACCATGGCATTGAGTGATCTGCTTGCGGTATTTCGAGCGGCATGA
- a CDS encoding hypothetical protein (conserved protein of unknown function) — MSKWGDFWRTMSTELFLLAYVIAWVTVLLMTHMWAQ; from the coding sequence ATGAGTAAATGGGGTGATTTTTGGCGCACGATGTCAACGGAACTCTTCTTACTTGCGTATGTGATTGCATGGGTGACGGTTCTGCTGATGACACACATGTGGGCACAGTAG
- a CDS encoding hypothetical protein (conserved protein of unknown function) produces MKKRFRTSIMVMTAFFMGFGLGGLSLHYAAAQGIFGLSTSVSQLGSALVDMQKNVDDLQKNMGTVKQVKEQLSSLSPQGGGTPGGDLLRKGGDSLKDMKPNF; encoded by the coding sequence ATGAAGAAGCGATTTCGGACATCTATCATGGTCATGACGGCATTCTTTATGGGATTTGGGCTGGGAGGCCTCTCACTGCACTATGCTGCCGCTCAAGGGATATTTGGACTTTCGACGTCGGTGAGCCAACTCGGGAGTGCATTGGTGGACATGCAAAAGAATGTCGACGACCTTCAAAAGAATATGGGGACGGTCAAACAGGTCAAAGAGCAACTGAGTAGTCTGTCCCCACAAGGTGGGGGCACTCCAGGAGGAGACTTGTTAAGAAAAGGTGGTGATTCATTGAAAGATATGAAGCCGAACTTCTGA
- a CDS encoding NADH-quinone oxidoreductase subunit I, whose product MRLSKRLERYYRGFTAWIKLITFYELAVGMKSTMSHLIHYKPITLQYPHEKRILPDNYRGMLALLRYDDGTEKCVGCDLCEAACPSRVIAVVSAEVLAEPTKRYAREYSMDMTRCLFCGLCVQACPVDALAMTKEYEWAVYDKRDLLLNKQQLLAIGDRTFLKRERRLEFQHPNLAVFNIASSNHPSKVC is encoded by the coding sequence ATGAGGCTGAGCAAGAGATTGGAAAGGTACTATCGGGGATTCACAGCGTGGATCAAGCTGATCACCTTCTACGAGCTTGCTGTGGGTATGAAGTCGACCATGAGCCATCTCATCCACTACAAGCCGATCACGCTTCAGTATCCGCACGAGAAACGGATTCTGCCGGACAATTATCGCGGTATGTTGGCATTGTTGCGGTATGACGATGGAACTGAGAAATGCGTCGGGTGTGATCTCTGTGAGGCTGCCTGCCCCTCTCGCGTCATCGCCGTTGTCAGCGCCGAAGTGCTGGCGGAGCCGACGAAGCGATATGCGCGAGAGTATTCGATGGACATGACGCGGTGTTTGTTTTGTGGACTGTGCGTCCAAGCCTGTCCGGTCGATGCGCTTGCGATGACGAAGGAATACGAATGGGCGGTGTACGACAAGCGGGACTTGTTGCTCAATAAGCAGCAGCTGCTGGCGATTGGGGATCGTACATTTCTCAAGCGCGAGAGACGGCTAGAGTTCCAGCACCCGAATCTGGCGGTCTTCAATATCGCTTCATCGAACCATCCGTCCAAAGTTTGCTAG
- a CDS encoding hypothetical protein (conserved protein of unknown function), whose amino-acid sequence MKTTVTKCATEVSMIMLLGVFWPLSILPAHAADLLGGEARNFAPVGKLGVMASGAVEDTFKACMARIPEVASVGQRMLAEQSCRGEEEFRKAIQTAPKF is encoded by the coding sequence ATGAAAACGACGGTTACAAAATGCGCCACTGAAGTGTCGATGATTATGCTGCTCGGAGTCTTTTGGCCCCTGTCAATCTTACCTGCGCACGCGGCAGATCTGCTCGGGGGAGAGGCCAGGAATTTCGCTCCGGTCGGAAAGCTTGGCGTTATGGCATCAGGTGCGGTGGAGGATACGTTCAAGGCTTGTATGGCCAGAATCCCTGAGGTCGCCAGTGTCGGACAACGCATGCTTGCTGAGCAAAGCTGTAGAGGAGAAGAAGAGTTTCGGAAAGCCATTCAGACGGCTCCAAAATTTTGA
- a CDS encoding hypothetical protein (conserved protein of unknown function) codes for MEKEGCAMTDNRGCSLGAVGVAFVTGGLLGAAAALLLAPQSGRQSREQLRGYARRAEEGVHELADKAGEVVDHTLEKGREFIKDKQTVLTEAVEAGRTAMQRERDR; via the coding sequence ATGGAAAAGGAAGGATGCGCAATGACAGATAACAGAGGGTGTTCATTAGGAGCGGTGGGAGTGGCGTTTGTGACCGGCGGATTGCTGGGAGCGGCAGCAGCGTTGTTGTTGGCACCGCAGTCCGGTCGTCAGTCGCGGGAGCAGTTGCGAGGGTATGCGCGACGAGCCGAAGAGGGTGTTCATGAGCTGGCCGACAAGGCCGGCGAGGTTGTAGACCACACATTGGAAAAGGGACGCGAGTTCATCAAAGACAAGCAAACGGTCCTGACCGAAGCAGTCGAGGCTGGTCGTACGGCCATGCAGCGGGAGCGTGATCGATGA
- a CDS encoding hypothetical protein (conserved protein of unknown function), producing MININSGTFNQLKTLVGIGDTYAKRIVEGRPYQRTGELVTKQVIPQMTYDMIKDHIITRPH from the coding sequence ATGATCAACATCAATTCTGGGACATTCAACCAGCTTAAGACTCTGGTCGGAATCGGAGACACGTATGCCAAGAGGATTGTGGAAGGACGACCCTATCAACGGACGGGTGAGCTAGTGACAAAGCAAGTTATTCCGCAAATGACTTACGACATGATCAAAGATCACATTATAACAAGGCCGCACTAA
- a CDS encoding Bacterioferritin has protein sequence MTSGCKSHAATVVKLLNEALAAEIICILRYKRHYFMTAGISARRAKTKFLQHVAEEQAHADQLAERIVQLGGELDLPVAQLLNRNHAEHVEGDSVEEMITADLIAERIAIDSYRDMIASIGADDPTTRQVMERILAQEEAHAEALADLLRA, from the coding sequence ATGACCTCGGGGTGCAAGTCCCACGCAGCGACAGTGGTCAAATTACTGAACGAAGCGCTGGCCGCAGAAATTATCTGCATCCTGCGCTACAAGCGCCATTACTTCATGACCGCCGGGATTAGTGCTCGCCGCGCGAAGACGAAGTTTCTCCAGCATGTGGCAGAGGAGCAGGCGCATGCCGATCAATTGGCTGAGCGCATTGTCCAGCTTGGGGGCGAGTTGGATTTGCCCGTTGCCCAGCTGCTGAACCGGAACCATGCAGAGCATGTCGAAGGGGATTCTGTGGAGGAGATGATCACGGCAGATCTGATTGCCGAACGGATTGCGATCGACAGCTATCGCGACATGATTGCCTCCATCGGCGCCGATGATCCAACGACTCGGCAGGTCATGGAGCGGATTCTGGCGCAAGAAGAAGCGCATGCCGAGGCCCTGGCTGATCTCTTGAGGGCCTGA
- a CDS encoding hypothetical protein (conserved protein of unknown function), translating into MTTDEQITKMKKAIAQAIKVMGDRFGSTEQDVERAIQELKASMQGSSEPSVSVKAMPQPVITG; encoded by the coding sequence ATGACAACAGACGAACAAATCACAAAAATGAAGAAAGCGATTGCTCAAGCGATCAAGGTGATGGGAGACCGATTTGGATCGACGGAGCAGGATGTCGAAAGGGCCATCCAGGAACTGAAGGCGTCGATGCAAGGATCGTCGGAGCCGAGTGTTTCCGTGAAAGCCATGCCGCAGCCAGTCATCACAGGATAG
- a CDS encoding hypothetical protein (conserved protein of unknown function): protein MGAIAVSKKEEQQIERLRKELRIPTKAGVLRMALKTLEHQTAEVRLRLEVRESVRRCAAADKREHRELAQAAVGRRLSDN, encoded by the coding sequence ATGGGAGCCATTGCGGTATCGAAGAAAGAAGAGCAGCAGATCGAGCGTCTTCGGAAGGAACTGCGTATCCCGACAAAGGCGGGAGTGCTTCGAATGGCGCTGAAGACACTCGAACACCAGACTGCGGAAGTGCGGTTACGGCTTGAGGTCCGTGAATCGGTCCGGCGCTGCGCGGCAGCCGACAAACGAGAACATCGGGAGCTTGCTCAGGCTGCAGTAGGCCGCCGACTTTCAGACAACTAA
- a CDS encoding Transcriptional regulator, with translation MNIALLIRNRLKELKLGQRDLARAAHVTESYISQLLTQKKLPPAPNRTDMYEKIGRALKLPHGQLSKLADQQRREHLRKRLEDQPGPLLHDVRELVLRKCHPEKTRQIREIFEKQPFGELERFVTQKLLGVVKSVVRQELDNPTWVQKVARLSKTSYPQMRVTVLEFLDTTVFDLSNENCIAFLNPLIESWNIDLATFCIEIVLNRRVAPGHHKSFEFMEKGPDKTSEEEPGLKEFLQDPLLSKDATEEELTFLRTLAFENKRPTPLYYYRELQSLRDPLHFQTSSRKPSAK, from the coding sequence GTGAACATTGCGCTCCTCATCAGAAATCGATTGAAAGAATTGAAACTAGGACAGCGGGATCTCGCCCGTGCGGCCCACGTGACCGAATCATATATTTCCCAGTTGCTCACGCAGAAGAAACTCCCGCCGGCACCGAATCGAACCGACATGTACGAAAAGATCGGACGAGCCCTGAAGTTGCCGCATGGACAACTTTCTAAACTCGCCGATCAACAGCGCCGTGAACATCTCAGGAAGCGGCTGGAAGACCAGCCAGGTCCTTTACTGCATGACGTGCGGGAATTGGTCCTCCGCAAGTGTCACCCGGAAAAAACCCGGCAGATCCGTGAGATTTTCGAAAAGCAACCATTCGGTGAACTCGAGCGGTTCGTCACACAGAAGCTGCTGGGCGTCGTCAAAAGTGTGGTTCGACAGGAACTCGACAATCCTACCTGGGTGCAGAAGGTCGCTCGGCTGAGCAAGACAAGTTATCCCCAGATGCGCGTCACCGTGCTGGAGTTCTTAGATACGACCGTCTTCGATCTTTCGAACGAGAACTGCATCGCGTTCCTCAATCCCTTGATCGAATCCTGGAATATCGACCTTGCCACCTTTTGCATTGAGATTGTCCTGAACCGCCGAGTGGCGCCAGGACACCATAAGTCGTTCGAGTTCATGGAGAAAGGACCGGATAAGACGTCAGAGGAAGAGCCCGGGCTGAAGGAATTTCTGCAAGACCCCTTATTGAGCAAGGATGCGACCGAGGAGGAACTCACCTTTCTGCGCACACTGGCGTTTGAGAACAAGCGACCGACCCCGCTCTACTATTACCGTGAGCTTCAGAGCCTTAGAGACCCCTTACATTTTCAGACCTCTAGCAGGAAACCTTCAGCAAAATAA
- a CDS encoding putative amino acid permease YdaO has translation MSLSPYGRGYLNIHPLDGLCDNRSMILKRWLVGDPLKTAQARHERLSKTVALAIFSSNAISSVAYATEEILLVLVLAGAAAVAWSIPISLAILFLVLVLTISYRQIIYEYPEGGGAYVVARSNLGDRPALVAAAALMIDYVLTVAVSVAAGIAALTSAIPSLFTHREALGLVAILFIVVMNLRGVRESGKFFAVPTYFAIGGLALLVIVGTIRSLLGSGEIPPSASPAEIEPLTLFLVLRAFAAGCAAVTGMEVISNGVKAFRPPESKNAATTMIWMSVILASLFIGISWMAYHYGILAKSDETVVSQLARVTFGTGAIYYAVQIGTMALLVLAANSAFAGFPHLASILARDGFMPHQMATFGDRLVFSNGIVILGFFACLLLILFQGDTHALIPLYAIGVFVSFTLSQAGMVKRWLTKKGPHWQTKLIVNGAGAVTTGIATIIIASTKFMQGAWIVFLLITILLLMFQGIRAHYKAVAEQIALDRRGERPPLPRRNIVIIPISGLNRAVVRALDYARSRPGEIRAVFVDVDPEESAKVKIQWAQWGGGVNLIALSSPYRSVLGSLLDYVEEILEKDQNTWVTVVIPEILPAKWWQGILHNQRALLLKAALLFKDRVILTDVPYHLTR, from the coding sequence ATGAGTCTTTCGCCCTATGGCAGAGGCTATCTTAACATTCACCCACTGGACGGTTTGTGCGATAATCGTTCCATGATACTGAAACGTTGGCTCGTCGGCGACCCACTAAAGACTGCCCAAGCAAGGCACGAACGGCTTTCCAAAACCGTCGCCTTAGCCATCTTCTCCTCGAACGCCATTTCGTCCGTTGCCTATGCGACGGAAGAGATTTTGCTCGTACTGGTGCTCGCGGGAGCTGCTGCAGTAGCCTGGTCGATCCCTATCAGCCTAGCCATTCTCTTCTTGGTCTTGGTATTGACGATCTCTTACCGCCAGATCATCTACGAATATCCAGAAGGAGGCGGCGCGTATGTCGTCGCACGGTCAAACCTGGGCGATCGTCCAGCCCTGGTCGCCGCCGCGGCACTGATGATCGACTATGTCCTAACTGTCGCCGTCAGTGTGGCGGCCGGCATCGCTGCTCTCACCTCGGCCATCCCAAGCCTATTCACTCATCGCGAAGCCTTGGGGCTTGTCGCTATTCTGTTCATCGTTGTGATGAACTTGCGAGGAGTTCGCGAATCAGGCAAGTTTTTCGCGGTTCCAACCTATTTTGCTATAGGAGGATTGGCTCTTCTCGTCATAGTAGGAACCATTCGGTCTCTCTTGGGCTCCGGGGAAATTCCTCCATCCGCAAGCCCTGCCGAGATAGAACCTCTTACACTGTTTTTGGTGCTTCGTGCCTTTGCTGCCGGTTGTGCAGCAGTCACCGGCATGGAAGTGATTTCGAACGGGGTCAAAGCCTTTCGCCCTCCCGAATCCAAGAATGCCGCTACCACCATGATCTGGATGTCCGTCATTCTGGCTTCACTGTTCATAGGCATTAGTTGGATGGCCTATCACTATGGCATTCTGGCCAAATCGGATGAAACCGTGGTCTCTCAACTGGCTCGGGTAACCTTCGGCACCGGGGCCATCTACTATGCCGTACAGATCGGCACCATGGCCCTATTAGTCCTAGCCGCGAATAGCGCCTTCGCGGGCTTCCCCCACCTGGCATCGATCCTGGCTCGAGACGGATTCATGCCTCATCAAATGGCGACGTTCGGCGATCGCCTCGTTTTTTCAAACGGCATCGTTATTCTTGGGTTCTTTGCCTGTCTTCTACTCATTCTATTCCAAGGAGACACCCACGCACTCATTCCCTTGTATGCTATCGGCGTGTTTGTCTCGTTTACTCTCTCTCAGGCTGGCATGGTGAAGCGATGGCTCACGAAAAAGGGACCACATTGGCAGACCAAGCTGATCGTTAATGGAGCCGGCGCGGTAACAACCGGCATCGCAACGATTATCATCGCCAGCACCAAGTTCATGCAGGGCGCCTGGATCGTCTTCCTCCTGATCACAATTCTTCTCCTCATGTTTCAAGGGATACGCGCCCATTATAAAGCCGTCGCCGAACAAATCGCGCTGGACCGTCGAGGAGAACGGCCTCCCTTGCCAAGGCGTAATATCGTGATCATCCCGATCAGCGGCTTAAATCGTGCTGTGGTCCGTGCGTTAGACTACGCAAGAAGCCGTCCCGGAGAAATCCGCGCCGTGTTCGTCGATGTGGATCCCGAAGAGAGCGCCAAGGTCAAAATCCAATGGGCCCAATGGGGAGGTGGTGTGAATTTGATTGCTCTCTCCTCTCCCTACCGATCAGTTCTTGGGTCCTTACTGGATTACGTCGAGGAAATACTCGAAAAAGATCAGAATACCTGGGTGACTGTCGTCATCCCAGAAATTCTTCCCGCGAAGTGGTGGCAGGGCATTCTACACAATCAGCGAGCGTTGCTGCTCAAGGCAGCGTTACTCTTCAAAGACCGCGTCATTCTCACCGACGTTCCGTACCATCTGACACGATGA